GCGGGCCGCTCGTCGACGGACGGCGTCCTGCTCGACCTGTCCGGCCTCGACACCATCGCCGTGGCGGCCGACGGCACCGCCACGATCGGCGCCGGCGCCCGCCTGGGTCAGGTCTACGCCGTCCTGCACACCCACGGCCGCACCCTGCCGGCCGGCTGCGGCCCGACCGTCGGCATCGCCGGGCTCACCCTCGGCGGCGGCATCGGCCTGCTCGGCCGCCGATACGGCCTGACCTGTGACCGGCTGGCCGGCGCCCAGGTCGTCCTCGCCGGCGGCGCCGTCGTTGACTGCGACCAGGACCGGCACCCGGACCTGTTCTGGGCGCTGCGCGGCGCGGGCGGCGGGCAGTTCGGCGTCGTCACGGCGCTGCGTTTCGCCACCGTCCCGGAGCCGCTGACGACCCGGATCGAGGCGCGCTGGACGGATGTCCCCTTCGGCGAGCTGGTCGACGCCTGGCAGGCCTGGGCACCGGACGCCCCGGACGAGATCACCGTCAATCTCACCCTGGAGTCCCGGCACGCCACCCTGTTCGGCGCCGCCACCCTGGGCGAGGGACACACCCGCGAGCTGCTCCGGGAGTTCACCGACCGGCCGTTCGCGCTGCGGGCCGGCCTGCCCTACCACCGGCTCAAGCAGACCTTCGCCGACGAGGAACTCCCGCATGCGCAGCGGACCCGGTCGGAGTTCTTCGCGCACGGGCTGTCCGCCCCGACACGAGCGGCGCTCCTCAGCGAGTTCGGAGGCACGAGCAGGCGGCTGGCGTTCACCGCGATGGGCGGGGCCTACAACCGGATCCCCGGGGACGCCACCGCCTTCGCCCACCGCGGGGAACGCTTCCTGCTCGACCACATCGGCGACCCGGACGACCCGTGGATCGACCGGTCCTGGGCGGTCGCCCACGCCGACGGCTCGGGCCGCGTCTACCCCAACTTTCCCGACCCCGCCCTGGACGACTGGGCCACGGCGTACCACGGCGGCAACCACCGGCGGCTGGCCGCGGTCAAGCAGGCCTACGACCCCGACCGGCGCTTCGACTTCCCGCAAGCCATCCGATGAGCAGACATCCGATGGACGCCATCGCCGCGGCCCGCGAGGCCGCCGGCGACAAGGACGTCGCCCTGATGGGTGGCGGCGTGGTCACCGAGGCGCTCCGCCACGGCCTCGTCGACGAGATCGTCCTGCACCAGGTGCCGATCCTGCTCAGCGGCGGCCGCAGCTTCTTCCAGGAACTCCCGGACCACGTACGCCTGCGCGCACTGACGGTCGTCCCGGCCGCCGGCGTGACCCACCTGCACTACGAGGTGATCCGGTGATCCCGGGTCACCCCCGCTGACAAGGAGAATCCCATGCTCGATCCCGACGTGCGCCGCGTCCTCGACGGCGCCTCGATCGCCCACCTCGCCACCGTCCTGCCCGACGGCGCCCCGCACACCACCCCGGTCTACGTCGGCACCCACGGCGACCGGGTCGTCTTCTTCACCGGCCCGGGCACCCGCAAAGCCGGTAACCTGCGCCGCGACCCCCGGGTGGCGCTGTCCATCGCTCCCGCCGACAACCCGTTCCAGCCGGTGGTGGTCCGGGGCCGGGTGGTCGGCTGGGTCGAGGGCGACCCGGCCTGGGAGATCATCGACCGGCTGGTCGCCAAGTACATCGACCAGCCCTATCCCCGGGACCAGGAACGCGTGGTGGCCCTGATCGAGCCCCTCGCCTGAGCGAAATTCGTTGTCGCCACCGGGCCGGGGCCTGGTAGGCACGACGGATGAGCGAACAGACCTTGCCCGGCGGCAACGTCACCGGCGCCGTACTCAAAGATGGTGTCGTCCACAAACCTGCCTCGTCGTGGACAGCGACCGTGCACGCGGTGTTGCGGCATCTGGAAGCGGCCGGTTTCGAGGCGGCGCCGCGCGCGCTCGGTTTCGACGAGCAGGGTCGCGAGATGCTCACCTACCTGCCGGGGGAGACGATCGGCGGCCGGGAGCCGTGGCCCGCGTGGGCGACGGCCGACACCATGCTGGTCCAGGTCGGCCGGTGGCTGCGCGAGGTCCACGACCTGACCGCGGGTTTCGTCCCGCCGGCGGACGAGCGCTGGTTCATCGGTGGGGCGAAGGGTCCCGGGCAGGTCGTCGGGCACCAGGACGCGTCGCCGTTCAACGCGGTGGTGGACGGTGACCGGCTGGTCGGGTTCTGCGACTGGGACATCGCCGGTCCGTCCGCACCGGACTGGGACCTGGCGTTCTCCGCGCTGACCTGGGTGCCGCTCGCCTCGCCGCGCGACGGTTCGTCGTGGAGCGAGCGGGACCTGGCGGAGCGATCCCGCCGCCTGCGCCTGCTACTCGACGCCTACGACTACGACGGCGACCGGACGGCCTTCGGCGCCGTGGTGCCGCAGCGCGCCCGGCGGCAGGCCGGCGTGATCCGGCAGATGGCCGAGGCGGGCGACCCGGCGTCGCAGGCGCTGCTGCCCATCGCGGCGTTGCTCGAACGGTCCGCGCGCGACCTGGAGGCGCTGCCGGACGCATTCTGGAGGGGGTGACCTCAGACCCGCTCGGTGACCAGCCGGTGGACCTCGTTGAGCAGCGTCTGCGACTCGAACGGCTTCCGGATCAGCGGCGCGTCGGCCGGCATCTCCTGCCCACCCGGCGCCGGCCCGCTGGTGTAGCCGGACATGAACAGCACCGGCAGGTCCGGCCGCTCCCGCCGCAGCTCCGCGGCCAGCTGCGTCCCCGACATCCCCGGCATGATCACGTCGCTGAGCAGCACGTCGAAGGCGAGCCCGTCCTCCCGGACCATCCGCAGCGCCTCGGCCGGGTGCGGCGCCGCGAACACCTGGTACCCGGCCTTGCGGAGCAGCCGGCAGACGATGTCGCGGACCTGCTCCTCGTCCTCGACCACCAGGATCCGGCACCCGTCGCCGGCCGAGGGCGCGGCGGCCGGCGCGGGCGGGCTGACCCCGGGCGAGCCCTCCGCCCCGGCGGGCAGCCGCACCCGCAGCGTGGTGCCCCGTCCCGGCTCCGACTCCAGGCTGATCGTGCCGCCCGCGTCGGTCACCACTCCGTAGGCGGTCGCCAGCCCCAGCCCGGTCCCGCTGCCCCGCCCTTTCGTGGTGAAGAACGGCTCGAACGCCCGGGCCAGCACGTCCGGTGTCATCCCGCACCCGGTGTCGGTCACCGCGAGGCAGACCTGATCCTCCCCGTCACCGCCGTGCTCGAGACCGGTGCTGATGGTGAGCCGGCCGCCGGACGGCATCGCGGCCCGCGCGTTGAGCACCGCGTTCATCACCACCTGCTCCAGCTTGCTGCGGTCGATGACGACCGGCGGCAGTGACGGGACCAGCACCGTGCCGAGCTCGATGTCCTCGCCGAGGGTCCGCCCGAGCAGCCGCAGCATGTCCGAGGCGACCGCGTTGAGGTCGAGCAGCTCCGGCTTCGACGGCTCGGACCGGCTGAACAGCAGCAACTGGCGGGTCAGCGCCGCGCCCCGGGCGGCGGCCTGCTTGATCCCGGTGGCGTCCGGGCGGCTCGGATGCTCGTCGCCGAGCTCGTCGACCAGCATGTCGGCGTACCCGGAGATCACCGCGAGGATGTTGTTGAAGTCGTGGGCGATGCCCCCGGCGAGCTGCCCGAGGGAGTCGAGCCGCTCCGACTGGCGCAGCTGGTGCTCGAGCTGGGCGCGTTCGCGTTCGGCGGCCATCCGCTCGGTGACGTCGCGCAGGATGCCCTCGACCGCCACGAGCTCGCCGGAGTCGCCGGTGACCGTGCTGGCCCGCTGCTCGATCCAGACCGTCTCGCCGTCGCGGCGGCGCAGCCGGAAAGTGATCGTCCCGGAGCGGGAGGAGCGCCACGACTGCTCGAAGATCGGGCGGTCCTCCGGCTCGATCCGGCTCATGATCAGTCCGGGGTCGGCGTAGAAGGCCTCGGCCGGGAAGCCGGTGATCGGCTCGACGGCGCGGCTCAGGTACTCCATCGCCGGGTCCGGGCCCAGCCGATAGCGGAAGATGATGTCCTGGGCGTGCTCGGCGAGCAGCCGGAACCGTTCCTCGCTGTCGCGCAGGGCGGCCTCGGCGCGGCTGCGCTCGGTGATGTCGGTGGAGATGCCGGCCACCGCGTACGGCCGCCCCACCTGGTCGATCAGCGGGAACTTGACGGTCAGGTACGTGCGCACCCCGTCATCGCCGGGCGCCTGCTCCTCCATCTGCACCGGCACGCCGCCGGCGAGCGCCTGGAGGTCGTTCTCCCGGAACGCGTCGGCCATCTCCAGCGGGAACAGGTCGTGGTCGGTGAGCCCGACGATGTCCTCACGGCGCAGCCCGAACAGCCGCTCGTACTCCCGGTTGACCAGCAGATACCGCCCGTCGGAGTCGCGCATGTAGATGACCGCCGAGGTGTAGTCGATCAGCGCCATCAGCTGGTCGCGCCCGAGCGTGGGCATCGGGTGGCGTGTGCCGCCGCGCCCCCGTGTCCGCACCCCGCCCCCGGCTTCGTCGTCCGTCGCGCTCACCCGATTAGTTCCAGCGCCACCGGCGCGGCCGCTCCCCGTCCGGAACGTACCCCCGTCTCCGGAACGCTGTCCGGGTTTTCGCCGATCAGCACCGGGCGCAGAGCGGCGAGGGCGTGGTTCTGCCGGGCCCGGGTGATCCGCTCCAGGAACGTCTCGGTCATCCCGGTCGTGCCGGCCCGGTTCGACACCAGCTTCCGGTCGCCGATCCCGGCCTCGTCGCGCTGCCGCTGCGGTTTGAACAGGAACTTCTTGCTCAGCATCAGGTGCGCCCCGGAGACCCGGGCGTGCATGGCCAGCAGCCGGTACCAGTCGATCAGCGCCGGGTGGTGGGCGACGAGCCGGCGCAGGTCGCCCTCGTCGGACAGCCGCAGCGTGGACTCGTCCACCCCGATCTCGGCGAGCAGGCGCTGCGGCAGGGTGGGCGCGACGATCAGGTCGTCGATCTCCTCGCGCTCGCGTTCGAGCAGCGCCGGGAAGAGCCGCCGGGCCTGCTGGTCGTAACCCTCCTCGGCGATGCCGAGCAGGAAATCCCGCTTGAGCGCCTCCGGGTCCAGCGCCCCGCTGGGCGGGATGTCACCCGGCGTCCAGTGCGCGGCGAACTGCCGGAACACGTCCATGAAGACCTCGGCGGCCATGGTCTGCTCGGGCGGCAAGGCCGCGAAATCGATGAAGAGGCGGCGCAGCGCGCCCAACAGGACAGTTGCTTCCTGTACGCGATGCCGCGCGCTCTCCCCGATCAGATCGGCATGCTCGCGGGTCATCGGCTCCAGGAAACAGTTGACCGCCAGCTCGATCGCCTCGCCCTGCTTGACCAGCAGAAAGAACCGTTCCTCCCCGGCCGTGCCGGTGTAACTGCGGATCCGGCCGTCGTTGAACACCCCGGGCAGCTCGGCCACCACCTCGTCGTGCAGCCGCACCCGTACCGTGCCGACGTTCCACCGCACCAGCGACGCGTAACTGTCCCGCTCGTAGTGCCCGGTCCCGGTGTGCGCGGCCAGCGTCGCGAAGTAGGTCCGGAACGGGATGTGGTCGTCGACGACGAGCGGGTCGAAGGCACGCTCCGGGTGCTCGATGCCGCCCTCGGTGTGCTCCTGGAAATGCCGGGCCACCGAGGCGCCGACGAACCCGAGGTGCACCACGAGCCGCTGCGCCTGCGCCGGGGTCAGCTGGACGATGTCCGGCAGATGGTCCAGGACGTGCTCGTGCAGCTCGGTGATCAGCAGCTCGGGTGGCGCGTGATCTTTCAGGATGGCTTCGTTGAGGCGGGGAAGCTCGTGCAGCACCCAGTCGCCGACCTGTTCCGGAACCATCCGGAAAATCACCTCCGCGATCGTCTCCTCTGTTCCCTTCGGCGAGGTACCGGCAAATATGCGTGCGAACGGCTGTGACGGAGTCGCACCTTCCGCATGATCGGTGGTTCGGCGAGTAACGGCGAAGCACCTGATAAACCGCCACAAACCGGCGTTTGTTATCCTGTCCGGTCATGATCGTCTCGGACTTGTGGCGCTATCCGGTCAAGTCGTTGCGCGGCGAGCCGCTGCGTGAGGCCGAGGTGCGGCCGTGGGGGATCAGCGGGGACCGCCGGTGGATGGTGGTCGACCCGTCGGGCGAGAAGCTGTGGGCCGGCGAGCACCACGACATGGTCACCGTCTCCGCTGCCCGGACCGGGCAGGGTCTCCGGTTGCGTGCCGGGGGCCGTCCCGACCTGCACGTCGACGAGCCGGTCGACGGCCCGCCGGTCGAGGTGCGGTTGCGCGGGGTGGGGCACGCGGTCTCCGCGGGCGACCCGGCCGACGCGTGGCTGAGTGAGGCGCTCGGTCGGCGGGTGCGCCTGGTGTGGCTGGCCGACCCGGCCCGCCGCCCGATGTCGGAGGCACACGGCGGCCGCCCCGGCGACGTGCTGAGCTTCGCTGACGCGGCCCCGTTGCTGCTCGCCACGCTCCCGTCACTGCGGCAGCTGGACGACTGGATCGCGCAGAACGGCGGCGGCGCCCCCCTGGAGATGTCCCGCTTCCGCCCCAACCTGGTGATCGACGGCGACCTGCCCCCGTTCGCCGAGGACACCTGGAACGAGGTTCAGGCCGGCGAGGTCCGCTTCCGCTTCGCCGAACACTGCGACCGCTGCGCGGTGACGACGCTGGACCCGGCCACCGGCCGGAGCGGCAAGGAGCCCATCCGCACCTTGGCCAGACACCGCCGCTGGGACGGCCAGGTCTGGTTCGGCATCCGGGTCGTCCCGCTCAACGAGGGCACCATCACCGTCGGCGACCCGGTCCGGGCCGAGGGGACGCGGTCTTCGCGGTAGTGAGAGCCGGGCATGGCTCTGCTTGCTCTATATACACGCTACTTGTATATTCGGTCGCCATGCGATCAACCTCGCGTGTCTCCCTGCGGGAGCCGTCCTACTTCGTGCTGGCCGCGCTGCTCGACGGCCGCCTGCATGGGTACGCCGTGGTCAAGCGGGTGGAGGAGTTGTCCGCGGGCCAGGTCAAGCTCGCCGCCGGCTCGCTGTACTCGGTGATCGACCGGCTGCTCGGCGAGGGCTACGTCGTGGCGGACGGCGAGGAGATCGTCAACGGCCGGGCCCGGCGCTACTACCGGCTGACCGAGAGCGGTCATCAGGTGCTCGCCCAGGAGGCGGACCGGCTCGCACAGGCGGCTCGTGTCGTGCACGAGAGGCTGACCCAACGACCGACGTGGAGGACTTCGCCGGCATGAGTGTCGACATCCTGGAACGCCGATATCGGGCGCTGTTACGGGCCTACCCGGCCGACTACCGGCGGGAGCGCGCCGACGAGCTCCTGGAGGTGCTGGTCGCCGACGAGACCGGTGGGCGCCGCTGGCCCGAGCCGCGGCAGGCGATCGCGCTGGTCCGCGGCGGGCTGCGGGTGCGCGGCGGCAGCGCGGCGGAGCGTCCGGCCGCCGTCCTGGTGTGGCAGGGCGTGCAGCTGGCCGCCCTGGCGGTGCTGGCACTGGGTGTGCTGGTCGCCCTGGACGACATGGAGGAGGCGTTCCGGTTCGGCGGACTGGACGCGCCTTTACTCGTACTCAAAGATCTGGGTCTGAATCTGGTCCTGTCGGCGGCGGCCCTGGTGGCGCTCTGGCTGAGGCGGCAGCGGCTGGCGATCGGGCTGGCCGTGGTGGCGATCGCGGGGCAGACCGCGGTGTCGCAGTATCTGTATCTCAACGGGTTGCCGCAGTGGTGGGCGCCGGTCGTGGCGTTGCCGCTGATG
Above is a genomic segment from Actinoplanes ianthinogenes containing:
- a CDS encoding MOSC domain-containing protein yields the protein MIVSDLWRYPVKSLRGEPLREAEVRPWGISGDRRWMVVDPSGEKLWAGEHHDMVTVSAARTGQGLRLRAGGRPDLHVDEPVDGPPVEVRLRGVGHAVSAGDPADAWLSEALGRRVRLVWLADPARRPMSEAHGGRPGDVLSFADAAPLLLATLPSLRQLDDWIAQNGGGAPLEMSRFRPNLVIDGDLPPFAEDTWNEVQAGEVRFRFAEHCDRCAVTTLDPATGRSGKEPIRTLARHRRWDGQVWFGIRVVPLNEGTITVGDPVRAEGTRSSR
- a CDS encoding FAD-binding oxidoreductase — translated: MQTFTPGSPGYDAARRPVNPTYRDIRPRLVAMCRSVPDVVEALVRATGDRLAIRGGGHCFAGRSSTDGVLLDLSGLDTIAVAADGTATIGAGARLGQVYAVLHTHGRTLPAGCGPTVGIAGLTLGGGIGLLGRRYGLTCDRLAGAQVVLAGGAVVDCDQDRHPDLFWALRGAGGGQFGVVTALRFATVPEPLTTRIEARWTDVPFGELVDAWQAWAPDAPDEITVNLTLESRHATLFGAATLGEGHTRELLREFTDRPFALRAGLPYHRLKQTFADEELPHAQRTRSEFFAHGLSAPTRAALLSEFGGTSRRLAFTAMGGAYNRIPGDATAFAHRGERFLLDHIGDPDDPWIDRSWAVAHADGSGRVYPNFPDPALDDWATAYHGGNHRRLAAVKQAYDPDRRFDFPQAIR
- a CDS encoding phosphotransferase: MSEQTLPGGNVTGAVLKDGVVHKPASSWTATVHAVLRHLEAAGFEAAPRALGFDEQGREMLTYLPGETIGGREPWPAWATADTMLVQVGRWLREVHDLTAGFVPPADERWFIGGAKGPGQVVGHQDASPFNAVVDGDRLVGFCDWDIAGPSAPDWDLAFSALTWVPLASPRDGSSWSERDLAERSRRLRLLLDAYDYDGDRTAFGAVVPQRARRQAGVIRQMAEAGDPASQALLPIAALLERSARDLEALPDAFWRG
- a CDS encoding PadR family transcriptional regulator translates to MRSTSRVSLREPSYFVLAALLDGRLHGYAVVKRVEELSAGQVKLAAGSLYSVIDRLLGEGYVVADGEEIVNGRARRYYRLTESGHQVLAQEADRLAQAARVVHERLTQRPTWRTSPA
- a CDS encoding dihydrofolate reductase family protein → MDAIAAAREAAGDKDVALMGGGVVTEALRHGLVDEIVLHQVPILLSGGRSFFQELPDHVRLRALTVVPAAGVTHLHYEVIR
- a CDS encoding hybrid sensor histidine kinase/response regulator yields the protein MPTLGRDQLMALIDYTSAVIYMRDSDGRYLLVNREYERLFGLRREDIVGLTDHDLFPLEMADAFRENDLQALAGGVPVQMEEQAPGDDGVRTYLTVKFPLIDQVGRPYAVAGISTDITERSRAEAALRDSEERFRLLAEHAQDIIFRYRLGPDPAMEYLSRAVEPITGFPAEAFYADPGLIMSRIEPEDRPIFEQSWRSSRSGTITFRLRRRDGETVWIEQRASTVTGDSGELVAVEGILRDVTERMAAERERAQLEHQLRQSERLDSLGQLAGGIAHDFNNILAVISGYADMLVDELGDEHPSRPDATGIKQAAARGAALTRQLLLFSRSEPSKPELLDLNAVASDMLRLLGRTLGEDIELGTVLVPSLPPVVIDRSKLEQVVMNAVLNARAAMPSGGRLTISTGLEHGGDGEDQVCLAVTDTGCGMTPDVLARAFEPFFTTKGRGSGTGLGLATAYGVVTDAGGTISLESEPGRGTTLRVRLPAGAEGSPGVSPPAPAAAPSAGDGCRILVVEDEEQVRDIVCRLLRKAGYQVFAAPHPAEALRMVREDGLAFDVLLSDVIMPGMSGTQLAAELRRERPDLPVLFMSGYTSGPAPGGQEMPADAPLIRKPFESQTLLNEVHRLVTERV
- a CDS encoding TIGR03618 family F420-dependent PPOX class oxidoreductase: MLDPDVRRVLDGASIAHLATVLPDGAPHTTPVYVGTHGDRVVFFTGPGTRKAGNLRRDPRVALSIAPADNPFQPVVVRGRVVGWVEGDPAWEIIDRLVAKYIDQPYPRDQERVVALIEPLA